A region of Diospyros lotus cultivar Yz01 chromosome 3, ASM1463336v1, whole genome shotgun sequence DNA encodes the following proteins:
- the LOC127797043 gene encoding protein EARLY FLOWERING 4-like isoform X1, with amino-acid sequence MEDATNDNRLLRHRRRRRDRKEAKTGEDDDGREQQHNEEGSKDDEECDKEVWDTLSASFKQVQSVLDQNRTLIQKVNENHESKLPDNLAKNVSLIREINGNISKVMSLYSDLSANFSSIVHQRRAVTASNTNHDETEKNNSLNTESIQTKTAGLLIMLAARRLD; translated from the exons ATGGAGGACGCGACCAACGACAACCGCCTTCTCCGTCACCGTCGCCGCCGCCGCGACAGGAAAGAAGCGAAAACTGGCGAAGACGATGATGGCCGGGAACAACAACACAACGAAGAAGGGAGCAAAGACGATGAGGAATGTGACAAGGAGGTTTGGGACACGCTCAGCGCGAGCTTCAAACAGGTTCAGTCGGTGCTGGACCAGAACCGAACGTTGATTCAAAAGGTGAACGAGAACCACGAGTCGAAGCTTCCGGACAACCTCGCTAAGAACGTTTCCCTAATTCGAGAGATCAACGGCAATATATCCAAGGTCATGTCCCTCTACTCCGATCTCTCGGCCAATTTCTCCAGCATCGTTCACCAGCGACGCGCCGTCACGGCTTCTAACACCAACCACGACGAAACTGAAAAGAACAATAGCCTCAACACCGAGTCAATTCA GACGAAGACTGCGGGACTTCTTATCATGCTTGCTGCCCGCAGACTTGACTGA
- the LOC127797043 gene encoding protein EARLY FLOWERING 4-like isoform X2 — protein MEDATNDNRLLRHRRRRRDRKEAKTGEDDDGREQQHNEEGSKDDEECDKEVWDTLSASFKQVQSVLDQNRTLIQKVNENHESKLPDNLAKNVSLIREINGNISKVMSLYSDLSANFSSIVHQRRAVTASNTNHDETEKNNSLNTESIQ, from the coding sequence ATGGAGGACGCGACCAACGACAACCGCCTTCTCCGTCACCGTCGCCGCCGCCGCGACAGGAAAGAAGCGAAAACTGGCGAAGACGATGATGGCCGGGAACAACAACACAACGAAGAAGGGAGCAAAGACGATGAGGAATGTGACAAGGAGGTTTGGGACACGCTCAGCGCGAGCTTCAAACAGGTTCAGTCGGTGCTGGACCAGAACCGAACGTTGATTCAAAAGGTGAACGAGAACCACGAGTCGAAGCTTCCGGACAACCTCGCTAAGAACGTTTCCCTAATTCGAGAGATCAACGGCAATATATCCAAGGTCATGTCCCTCTACTCCGATCTCTCGGCCAATTTCTCCAGCATCGTTCACCAGCGACGCGCCGTCACGGCTTCTAACACCAACCACGACGAAACTGAAAAGAACAATAGCCTCAACACCGAGTCAATTCAGTAA